The following nucleotide sequence is from Solanum dulcamara chromosome 7, daSolDulc1.2, whole genome shotgun sequence.
atatcttaaaatttGTATACATATTCCATATCAAGTTTGATAGGAAACACATTTTTGCATGTATTACAGCTTATCTTTCATTCCTGTGACCTCGAAATTTCTGTTAAACACAATTGTTATGGCCTTTGATGCCATTGAAAGTAAATTTTTCAGCTTTCGAGCTCTATGTGGGGTTTTTGCTGAGAATTTTATATGAGAGTAGATGAGAAAACGCCTACAAGGTccctacatatatataatatatatagagaggAACTAGAGCACCTTATGGTAAATAAAATTCAACAAATTCATCAACTCAAATGAAAAAACACATGGCATCTCACAAAATTTTCTTGTCCCTTTACGCAAGTCTCGAGAAGAGTCGTATAACGTTGTCCTGCTTCGCTTGAATTCTGATGTTAGGGTAGAGCTACATCAAAGAAACAATGAGAATTCTACATTTCCATGACAATGGATGTGTCTGTTTCTCGGTATAAGTCATGCTATGTGAGTTGCAGAAAATTGAGAGAGAAGGAaagaaattgaattgaaaattataaaaacaaaTACAATGACAGTTAAGAGACGGGATAATAAACTTGAAactttttatgaatttttatttctcgtatatataattatatcataCCTAATACATAAGTACTTAAAGATCACTAAACTTTATTGTTATAATGCATTTCTTTATCaatatacaagaaaattcaaaattttcatataaaataaacttgaaaatggtatttaattttatacaatatataattttttaattattataaataataggCTTCATTTTTCGGATTTAGTTTGAGTTGTTTAAATGAGTAGAACAAATCAGGTTAAGTTTGTATATCTCattaattaatacatatacTAACCTGTTGGTTGTGATTTTCGTCGTATATTTAATATTTGTactccttttatttttctttctgcCCTTCTTGTTTTTATGTACCATTATAAGTATAATTTTTTCTAAATcaattgttttaatttatttatccacgaaagaaatgagttaattttaaaaagatattttccaTCTAAAAAGTTTATAAGATTGGATttcgatttattttttttacatgaatTTGCTTTAGGCCATTAATTGTATCGAGCCCCATGTCCTTTCGTGGCAGAACTAGTACGGTATGCACATTTCTTATTCTGGTTCTTTCTTTTAGTAataatttttgtttaatttcttattttttttccattaaatttcACAAGTGGGATTGAAAAGGGTGAATAATGGAGcgtacataaattttatttctaccTTGTACGTAGAAATAGAAAAACAGTTTAAATTTTATGCATCGTCACTGTATACCTGTTTTACACTATCAGGTAAATTAGAAGGTTACCACCATGACTTATACAACTAAAATTTAGGAAGATAATATTAACAAGTAGAATCCTGCTTGTACTCTAATCAAATtagtttctttccttttttgacgTCAATCAGATTCTAGAATTCTCCATCTTTTCCTCTCAACAAAAATCAATGTTTCCACCATTGTCGATCTTAGGAAGCTCCTTCTAGTTTAAGAGTTTGCAATCGcacatgattttattttcaCTATAACCACTCTACAAACAAAGTTCAATTTAATTACCTtcgtattttaattattaaaaaaataaaatccaaaGTTGCAAACATCACATAAAAATGTGACAAAGTCATAAAAGCAGTTATGTGTTTCAATCACATTAAGAAGACAACCAAAGCAAGATAACATGGGAGCAGAGAGGGAGTTACAATGGAAGTTTCAAGGAGATAATGAGCAAAagcaaaattatttaattttagaaaaaggaaaatataaCCTTAAAATCtggagaaaaataattttaaaaaaatctgtaACCTGCAATAGCAAgtcaattttattaattttatctgATGGtgcaaaatattttatacacTGATAGTGCACAAAACttaaactcatatattaatacacgaaaataacaaaatttgtTGAAGAACTTACAAAAGCCAATGTACCATCCTCACACTCATTATCCCTCAGTCCAACTACCAACTCGGTATATAAGAGGAGAAAGGGAGCAAATGGCTAACTCTATACACTTTATAGGTACTATTTGTATTGGAGACATCTTATTTATTGCTGAGGCTGAAAATGCTCTAACATGGCCTCCCCTCAATGCATTTGAGAGAGCCTGAAAATCGCGTCAGGCTGCTCACAAATGATCCTGGCTTGGAGTTGATCATATCGGGACCTTTCAAAAATGCATGTTTTGGATCTCCTGATTCTACGAAGAATGCCCCGTTCATCATAAGATCTCCCTGTGATTTCCACACCCAATTCTTCCACACGCTCTCGGGTGCATAATCCCTTTTGGTCACCTACTCATACAGGGAAAAAAATGGGAATACGTCAGTCTTCTATTAGACTTGTTGGTGAgaaaaaattaatgatttttcgTGTTTACCTCTTTGGCATTAGGATTTGGAGGAGCGATGAAACGATTGCCCTGGCTAAGGATGGTGGGATGCATGCTTCCTCCAATGGCATACATTAGCCAATGTGTGTAATCATTATTGACAGCATGAACAAATCCCCATCTTACTCTTGGCATCCTCTGTATCAATCCGTGCCCAAAGTGATTGAATGCAAGTGTTATTTGCATAACAGAGTCCCCTGAGGCGGTATCACTGGCACCAAACAACATGACCTAcaaaatttaaggaaaaaaaatcaaacatttGTCTTTTATTCTCATTAGAAAAACAAAATCAAGTAGGAGGGCTTGGAATTTGGATATGATTTACATCATTATGTTTGGTGAAATGGCAATTGGAAATGGTAATGGCAGTGGAACCCTCAACAACATCAATGAGACCATCCTGACAATTGGACATGGAAATGTGATCGATCCAAACATTTGTTGATCCAAAGATTGAAATGCCATCACCATCACTTTGTGATCGATAACCATAATGACTGACAGAGTCTCTAATTAAGCCACCACTACCAGCCTTAGTATCATGAATGTGAAGGTTACTAATAATCACATTGTGTATGAACTGTAACATAAGGCCACCACCATGAGCAATGTGTACTTGCCTTCCTCGGGCGTCAATGGTCTTGTTGCTAGTCATGATAAGCTCCTCGTTAAGCCTAATTTCCATGTTCTTAGCAAATATAATCCAAAGTGGCTCCGGCTGGATGACAGCGTGGCGCAATGTGCCCGGCTTAGGATTAACTAAGTCGTTGTCCGAATTATCCATTACTACATAGATTTTTCCACCTTTGCCTCCCGTCGTCTTGCGGCCAAAGCCAAGGACGCAATCTGTTAGTTTCATGCGGTTCCGAGCCCAGTTTGGATCACACCTCCAGCACTGGTCGACAGGATTAGTAGCCATGCATTTTCCGCTGTACCTGTGCAAGTCTCTTCTTCTACTATTGCTGCCTCGTATGGCCCTTCAAATTCAGCACATTCAAAATTTAGAGTAAAAGTCAATTTAAAATgtacataatttatcatatataataatataaaaatactggagtCTTCCTATTGGAATGGTGATATGTTCAACGTTAAGTTTATGtacattttttattattcaaaaaaCTGGAGTTTTTTTATTCTATTAAATGTCGCATTCAACTTGTGAGCTTAATTTTCTAACCGACTCCAAATAGAAAAGTGAAAAGGGTGATAAAGACATGGAGAAATTTCGTAAATAGCcactataataaacttaattaggttctttagctatagtttaagttgcattatttgtataattcacggatatgtttgtataattgagctatttttgtataaacttgaaataaCGAATTTATACAACACAAACATCTGAACCTTAAACacttatacaaattatattagacaaaagttatacaaattatacaaacgtgcgaattatacaaactcaaATAGTAATTAACGCTAAATGTTAGTGGCCGATTGTAAATTAGTTAAGCTATAACtatgttaactaattaactagtatatatttgtttattcgcGTAATTTTTCCTAAAGAAATAAACTTTGCGCTTAATTTTTCCGCTATGCCCCAATTTGGGTGGAATGTCCTAGACCATATAAGGGGACAAATTGCTATCCATCCTCCGATCATGTGGGACTAGTAATACCTTTGCACGCCTATACCTGACAACTAGAGCAGAGGCCCAACATTGGGTGAAACAAGAATTGGGTGAGACTACGTACTCAAATATCTGTGTAAACGCAATAGATCTCGAACCTAATTTAATAGTTTCCAAAAGTGTATGTAGCCTTATCAACAAGTACAAATGGAAATAGGCTAAAAAGACAATTATAAGGCATCTAGAGAGCCTGTTTAACTAGGACTCTTAGGTTAGGGATCTCAGTGGCGGACTCAGGATTTtaaataagggggttcaaaatctaaataagtagacacacgagctagtcgaagggggttcgacatctactttatatacataataaaactattttaatcatgtataaatagtataattttccgtCGAAGGAGGTTCAGATGAACCCCCTCGACATAAGGTGGGTCCGCCCTTAGCCCAATACTTAATAAAGGGAGGCAATCAAGGCGAACTTCTTCTACGTTGAATTCACGTAAATAATCATACTAGAAATTGTCCAATGAAGAGTTCCTAGTTAAACGACACTTTTACATGGAATGAATTCTGAAAAATACTATGGCAtgggaaaaataaaataaaacaaagaaatgaGAGAGAACTTAATTACTTGTCAACTTGGTAGTTAAGATGGTCAGCAACAATCTTAGGATTAGGATGATAGGCCTGACGAGCGGCCTTCTTTGCTTGCTCGGCTCGCTTCTTCCACACCTCATCAAACTCCTTAATATGTGCCTCAATGCTAACAACTAGAACAACCAAAACAAAGAATAAAAACAAATTACTCTTTGCGAATCCCATTTTTGATAGTCATGCGTAGAAATTGTGTTTCCcttgatatattttaagtaaaaAGGTGGatgatttttcataaaaatggatAGAGTATATCCTCCATAGTTGTGAGGCAAGAGCAGAGGAAGTAAATAAACAAGTTGTGAGGAAAAAATGAACCACTTTCACTCTAGCGGTTATCAATTGGTCTatctattataatttataaaataatattacatCGCTCTCTAAATTTGTGACACTAATTTTTTTCTAACATGCGGAAGAAAGGATATTAGTACTATCTTTTCTCACCCTTTTCACAGGCTAAAATTGTGCCTACTTGCATTATatctttaataatttaaaatataatcagatcaaatataattaattttttaaaatttaataccGAATTAAAAGAAATATTGGCTTTTCATGTGACTCAAGATGATTTGGTTCGATGCATTTTGTCAGTGTTGGTTATGTGTGTCTTTTCTCTTTTAACATTTTTCTTACATAATttccattaaatctaatagtcaGAGTTTGTTAAATATTTAATGGAGACTCAGTTTTTTGGTAAACATAAAGGACCAAAACcgttcaaaaatatatttaaggaACTATCTTAAACCTTCTCAAACATAAGGATCAGTTTAGTAATTTTAATCAAATCCACCCCTCAAAAACCCAAACCCGTCTTCTTCCTCCGCGATTAGAAACGTTTGCCCTAGTCTTGTTTTATTCTCCCCTCTGTTCAAGTTCATCAGTGTTACGCAAAATGGAG
It contains:
- the LOC129896192 gene encoding probable pectate lyase P59, which gives rise to MGFAKSNLFLFFVLVVLVVSIEAHIKEFDEVWKKRAEQAKKAARQAYHPNPKIVADHLNYQVDKAIRGSNSRRRDLHRYSGKCMATNPVDQCWRCDPNWARNRMKLTDCVLGFGRKTTGGKGGKIYVVMDNSDNDLVNPKPGTLRHAVIQPEPLWIIFAKNMEIRLNEELIMTSNKTIDARGRQVHIAHGGGLMLQFIHNVIISNLHIHDTKAGSGGLIRDSVSHYGYRSQSDGDGISIFGSTNVWIDHISMSNCQDGLIDVVEGSTAITISNCHFTKHNDVMLFGASDTASGDSVMQITLAFNHFGHGLIQRMPRVRWGFVHAVNNDYTHWLMYAIGGSMHPTILSQGNRFIAPPNPNAKEVTKRDYAPESVWKNWVWKSQGDLMMNGAFFVESGDPKHAFLKGPDMINSKPGSFVSSLTRFSGSLKCIEGRPC